The Falco peregrinus isolate bFalPer1 chromosome 1, bFalPer1.pri, whole genome shotgun sequence genome has a window encoding:
- the NRARP gene encoding notch-regulated ankyrin repeat-containing protein codes for MSQSEVSPCAAPPPSQRVFQEAVRRGNTKELQSLLQNMTNCEFNVNSFGPEGQTALHQSVIDGNLELVKLLVKFGADIRLANRDGWSALHIAAFGGHQDIVLYLITKAKYSAGAR; via the coding sequence ATGAGCCAGAGCGAGGTGTCGCCGTGCGCGGCGCCGCCGCCCAGCCAGCGCGTCTTCCAGGAGGCGGTGCGGCGGGGCAACACCAAGGAGCTGCAGTCGCTGCTGCAGAACATGACGAACTGCGAGTTCAACGTCAACTCCTTCGGGCCCGAGGGGCAGACGGCGCTGCACCAGTCCGTCATCGACGGCAACCTGGAGCTGGTCAAGCTCCTGGTCAAGTTCGGCGCCGACATCCGCCTGGCGAACCGGGACGGCTGGAGCGCGCTGCACATCGCCGCCTTCGGGGGCCACCAGGACATCGTCCTCTACCTGATCACCAAGGCCAAATACTCCGCCGGCGCCCGGTGA